The following are encoded together in the Actinoplanes sp. N902-109 genome:
- a CDS encoding S8 family peptidase has protein sequence MAIRRFRAGRCLAAAGLAAATVAALTATPATAAPAVGQIRLAGTATAIAGDYIVVLKSSAQPDSLARSYGGSVRQTFGAALPGFQAALSEYAAKRLAADPHVAYVEQNQVVSLLATQSGATWGLDRIDQAGLPLNSTYTYSQTAAGVTAYIIDTGIKYTHNDFGGRATFGYDAVGSGGVDCNGHGTHVAGTVGGATYGVAKQVKLVGVRVLNCSGSGTTAGVIAGVNWVTANARKPAVANMSLGGGASTALDNAVAGSISSGVSYALAAGNSTANACNSSPARVPAAITVGATTSTDARASYSNYGTCLDIFAPGSSITSDWYSSNTATNTISGTSMASPHVAGAAALVLSANPSYTPAQVRDTLVNQATAGKVTNPGTGSPNRLLFVS, from the coding sequence ATGGCGATTCGACGTTTCCGGGCCGGCCGCTGTCTGGCCGCCGCCGGGCTCGCTGCGGCCACCGTGGCCGCACTGACCGCGACACCCGCGACGGCCGCACCGGCCGTCGGTCAGATCCGCCTGGCCGGCACGGCCACCGCCATCGCCGGCGACTACATCGTCGTCCTCAAGTCGTCCGCCCAGCCTGACAGCCTGGCCCGCAGCTACGGCGGCTCGGTGCGGCAGACCTTCGGCGCCGCGCTCCCCGGCTTCCAGGCCGCCCTCAGCGAGTACGCCGCGAAGCGACTCGCTGCCGACCCCCACGTCGCGTACGTGGAGCAGAACCAGGTCGTGTCGCTGCTGGCCACCCAGAGCGGCGCGACCTGGGGCCTGGACCGCATCGACCAGGCCGGCCTGCCGCTGAACAGCACCTACACCTACTCGCAGACGGCCGCCGGCGTCACCGCGTACATCATCGACACGGGCATCAAGTACACCCACAACGACTTCGGCGGCCGGGCGACCTTCGGCTACGACGCGGTCGGCTCCGGCGGCGTGGACTGCAACGGCCACGGCACGCACGTGGCGGGAACGGTCGGCGGGGCCACCTACGGCGTTGCCAAGCAGGTCAAACTGGTGGGCGTACGGGTCCTGAACTGCTCGGGCTCGGGCACCACCGCCGGGGTGATCGCGGGCGTCAACTGGGTGACGGCCAACGCCAGGAAACCAGCCGTGGCGAACATGAGCCTCGGCGGCGGCGCCAGCACCGCCCTCGACAACGCGGTCGCCGGCTCCATCAGCTCGGGCGTCAGCTACGCCCTGGCCGCCGGGAACTCCACGGCCAACGCCTGCAACTCCTCGCCGGCCCGGGTGCCCGCCGCCATCACGGTCGGCGCCACCACCAGCACGGACGCCCGCGCGTCCTACTCCAACTACGGCACCTGCCTGGACATCTTCGCCCCGGGCTCGTCCATCACGTCGGACTGGTACAGCAGCAACACCGCCACGAACACGATCAGCGGTACGTCCATGGCCTCCCCGCACGTGGCGGGCGCGGCCGCGCTGGTGCTCTCGGCCAACCCGTCGTACACCCCGGCCCAGGTCCGCGACACCCTGGTCAACCAGGCCACCGCCGGCAAGGTGACCAACCCGGGCACGGGCTCGCCCAACCGGTTGCTGTTCGTGAGCTGA
- a CDS encoding PepSY domain-containing protein has translation MIKLRTASALAIGAVAALAIGGTALAADGADDGTVPLLPNGDVSPTAAASPFVTASPSATASPSATTSPGRATSVPAAAAKAIALRIVGGGRVESVEGEIEHGRAVWDVDVLRNGVEHDIDVDRTTGAVLRHRTSGTSAPATRATTTPASPGHRSDDKAGDDHHGNGRGSSSGRGSSDDHGSSRQSSEDHRSSGGHDSDDEGGDDRGRGSDDRAGDDHGRGGHGADDKGGDDHGRRSGGHGSDD, from the coding sequence ATGATCAAACTTCGTACGGCGTCCGCACTGGCCATCGGCGCGGTGGCGGCCCTGGCCATCGGCGGCACAGCGCTGGCCGCGGACGGCGCCGACGACGGCACGGTGCCGCTGCTGCCCAACGGCGACGTCTCCCCCACCGCGGCCGCGTCGCCGTTCGTCACGGCCTCGCCGTCCGCCACCGCGTCGCCGTCCGCCACCACCTCGCCCGGCCGGGCCACGTCGGTCCCGGCAGCGGCGGCGAAGGCCATCGCCCTGCGCATCGTCGGCGGCGGGCGGGTGGAGAGCGTCGAGGGCGAGATCGAGCACGGCCGCGCGGTCTGGGACGTCGACGTCCTCCGCAACGGCGTCGAGCACGACATCGACGTGGACCGCACGACCGGCGCGGTGCTACGCCACCGGACCTCCGGCACGTCCGCTCCCGCCACCCGGGCGACCACCACGCCGGCCTCCCCCGGCCACCGCAGCGACGACAAAGCCGGCGACGACCACCACGGCAACGGGCGCGGCAGCAGCAGCGGGCGCGGCAGCAGCGACGACCACGGCAGCAGCAGGCAAAGCAGCGAGGATCACCGCAGCAGCGGCGGGCACGACAGCGACGACGAGGGCGGCGACGACCGGGGGCGTGGTTCCGATGACCGGGCCGGCGACGACCACGGCCGCGGCGGGCACGGCGCGGACGACAAGGGCGGCGACGACCACGGTCGCCGGTCCGGCGGGCACGGCAGCGACGACTGA
- a CDS encoding HAMP domain-containing sensor histidine kinase: MRRRLTLLVAATTCLVLIAFLVPLALLVRQVAADRAVSRATGVLQTIVPLIGSNPDADVTLSVQGQPVPVSVFAPGGAVLGTPAEATPAVRLAGATSRSLSVQTAAGREIVVPVRSLRGTYVIRTVVPAADLSAGVSRSWLVLAGLGGALVLLGLAVADRLARTLVAPITALSAVSHRLARAELSARADPAGPPEVREVAAALNHLAGRIQDLLREESERVADLSHRLRTPLTALRLEAESLRDPGESDRVAAAADAVERAVTTVIQQARRRGGENRSCDATAVVTDRVGFWSVLAEDTDREVRRELPAGPLPVALPADELAAALDALLGNVFAHTPDGTAFGVSLAPGPAGGAVIEVSDSGPGFPVRALDRGTSGAGSTGLGLDIARRAAASGGGSLQVLAAPGGGALVRMALTSP, translated from the coding sequence ATGAGGCGCCGGCTGACGCTGCTGGTCGCGGCCACCACCTGCCTGGTGCTCATCGCGTTCCTGGTGCCGCTGGCGCTGCTGGTCCGCCAGGTGGCCGCGGACCGGGCGGTGAGCCGGGCCACCGGGGTGCTGCAGACCATCGTGCCGCTGATCGGCAGCAATCCCGACGCCGACGTGACGCTGTCGGTGCAGGGCCAGCCGGTGCCGGTCAGCGTGTTCGCACCCGGTGGCGCGGTGCTGGGCACCCCGGCCGAGGCCACCCCGGCGGTGCGGCTGGCCGGTGCCACCAGCCGGTCCCTGTCGGTCCAGACCGCCGCCGGTCGCGAGATCGTGGTGCCGGTGCGCAGCCTGCGGGGCACCTATGTGATCCGTACGGTGGTCCCGGCCGCCGACCTCAGCGCCGGGGTGAGCCGTTCGTGGCTGGTCCTGGCCGGGCTCGGCGGGGCGCTCGTGCTGCTCGGGCTTGCGGTGGCGGACCGGCTCGCCCGTACCCTCGTCGCCCCGATCACCGCCCTCTCGGCGGTCTCGCACCGCCTGGCCCGCGCCGAACTCTCCGCCCGCGCCGACCCGGCCGGCCCGCCGGAGGTCCGCGAGGTCGCCGCCGCGCTCAACCATCTCGCCGGGCGCATCCAGGACCTGCTCCGCGAGGAGAGCGAGCGGGTAGCCGACCTGTCGCACCGGCTGCGCACCCCGCTCACCGCGCTGCGCCTGGAGGCCGAGTCGCTGCGCGACCCGGGCGAGTCGGACCGGGTGGCAGCCGCCGCCGACGCCGTCGAACGGGCCGTGACCACGGTCATCCAGCAGGCCCGGCGGCGCGGCGGGGAGAACCGGTCCTGCGACGCCACGGCGGTGGTCACCGACCGGGTCGGCTTCTGGTCCGTGCTCGCCGAGGACACCGACCGGGAGGTACGCCGGGAGCTGCCGGCCGGTCCCCTCCCGGTGGCCCTGCCCGCCGACGAACTCGCGGCAGCCCTCGACGCCCTGCTGGGCAACGTGTTCGCGCACACCCCCGACGGCACGGCCTTCGGCGTGTCCCTGGCACCCGGCCCGGCCGGCGGTGCGGTCATCGAGGTCAGCGACTCCGGCCCCGGCTTCCCCGTCCGGGCGCTCGACCGCGGCACCTCCGGCGCGGGCTCGACCGGTCTCGGCCTCGACATCGCCCGCCGGGCCGCGGCGAGCGGTGGCGGATCGTTGCAGGTCCTGGCCGCGCCGGGCGGCGGTGCCCTGGTCCGGATGGCGTTAACCAGCCCTTAG
- a CDS encoding response regulator transcription factor, whose protein sequence is MAHLLLIEDDAAIRTSLLRALRERGHAVAASHTAMDGLHTALAERPDLVVLDLGLPDLDGREVLRMLRAVSAVPVIVATARDDETEIVRVLDAGADDYVIKPFTAAQLDARVRAVLRRGGAAAAEPVALTVGGLRIDAGARTATLDGLTLDLTPREFDLLHHLAARAGRVVTKKELLSEVWQVPYGGADKTVDVHLSWLRRKLGETAQQPRYLHTVRGVGVRLSAPAGSGPA, encoded by the coding sequence GTGGCGCACCTGTTGCTGATCGAGGACGACGCGGCGATCCGGACCAGCCTGTTGCGGGCGTTGCGCGAGCGCGGGCATGCCGTCGCCGCCTCGCACACCGCGATGGACGGGCTGCATACCGCCCTCGCCGAACGGCCCGACCTGGTCGTGCTCGACCTCGGGCTGCCCGACCTGGACGGCCGGGAGGTCCTGCGGATGCTGCGCGCGGTGAGCGCCGTACCGGTGATCGTGGCGACCGCCCGCGACGACGAGACGGAGATCGTCCGGGTCCTCGACGCCGGGGCCGACGACTACGTGATCAAACCGTTCACCGCCGCCCAGCTGGACGCGCGGGTGCGGGCGGTGCTGCGCCGGGGCGGGGCGGCCGCGGCCGAACCGGTGGCGCTGACCGTCGGGGGCCTGCGCATCGACGCCGGCGCGCGCACGGCCACCCTGGACGGGCTGACCCTCGACCTGACCCCGCGCGAGTTCGACCTGCTGCACCACCTCGCCGCCAGGGCGGGCCGGGTGGTCACCAAGAAGGAGCTGCTCAGCGAGGTGTGGCAGGTGCCGTACGGGGGTGCCGACAAGACGGTCGACGTGCACCTGTCCTGGCTGCGCCGCAAGCTCGGCGAGACCGCGCAGCAGCCGCGCTACCTGCACACCGTGCGGGGTGTCGGGGTCCGGCTGAGCGCCCCGGCCGGCTCCGGTCCGGCATGA
- a CDS encoding PLP-dependent aminotransferase family protein, giving the protein MDLVIELSGRGDRTVRIYRALRAAVVDGRLPAGHRLPATRVLAADLGVGRNSVAGAYERLIAEGYLLARPGAGTFVATVREEPAPRRPPADPLHPRPDWTYAPLPTSAGEPRPRYDFRTGIPDAGLFPFDTWRRMLAAEVRAGAHDPGAYAAPEGHPALRAAIARYLGVSRSLRVAAEDVLVTNGTQHGLNLIGRVLLRPGDVVAVEDPGYQPVRRLFASLGARVVPVPVDHAGLVVAALPSEARIVYVTPAHQFPLGGTMSLVRRAALLEWARGRAVAVVEDDYDSEFRFSARPLEPLHSLDTAGRVIHVGTFSKSMVPGVRTGFLLAPATLRPALAAARQLGDGYGQIAVQAALARFIDEGQLARHVCRAAREYADRHARIVAVLARHPGLAVVPSAAGLHVTALAGGSGPVVAAAARHGIAVEDLASYGSDSTGFVFGFGAVDPMLIEEGLELFLRLV; this is encoded by the coding sequence GTGGACCTGGTCATCGAGCTGAGCGGGCGCGGCGACCGGACCGTCCGGATCTACCGGGCGCTGCGCGCGGCCGTCGTCGACGGGCGGCTGCCGGCCGGGCATCGACTGCCCGCCACCCGGGTGCTCGCGGCCGATCTGGGGGTCGGGCGCAACAGCGTCGCGGGTGCCTACGAGCGCCTGATCGCCGAGGGTTATCTGCTGGCCCGGCCGGGCGCGGGGACCTTTGTCGCGACGGTACGGGAGGAGCCCGCGCCCCGCCGCCCACCGGCCGATCCGCTGCACCCGCGCCCGGACTGGACGTACGCGCCGCTGCCGACCAGCGCCGGGGAGCCGAGGCCGCGCTACGACTTCCGCACCGGCATCCCGGACGCGGGGCTGTTCCCGTTCGACACCTGGCGCCGGATGCTGGCCGCCGAGGTGCGGGCCGGGGCGCACGACCCTGGTGCCTACGCCGCTCCCGAGGGGCATCCGGCGCTGCGCGCGGCGATCGCCCGCTATCTGGGGGTGTCGCGGTCGCTGCGGGTGGCCGCCGAGGATGTGCTGGTCACCAACGGTACGCAGCACGGGCTGAACCTGATCGGCCGGGTGCTGCTGCGCCCGGGTGACGTCGTGGCGGTGGAGGACCCCGGGTATCAGCCGGTGCGGCGGTTGTTCGCGTCGCTGGGGGCGCGCGTGGTTCCCGTACCGGTGGATCATGCGGGGTTGGTGGTCGCCGCCCTGCCGTCCGAGGCGCGGATCGTGTACGTGACACCGGCGCACCAGTTCCCGCTCGGCGGGACGATGAGCCTGGTGCGCCGCGCCGCGCTGCTGGAGTGGGCGCGGGGCCGGGCGGTGGCGGTGGTCGAGGACGACTACGACAGCGAGTTCCGCTTCTCCGCGCGCCCGCTCGAACCGCTGCACAGCCTGGACACCGCCGGCCGGGTGATCCACGTCGGCACGTTCTCCAAGAGCATGGTGCCCGGCGTGCGGACCGGGTTCCTGCTGGCCCCGGCTACGCTGCGGCCGGCGCTGGCGGCGGCCCGGCAGCTGGGTGACGGCTACGGGCAGATCGCGGTGCAGGCCGCGCTGGCCCGGTTCATCGACGAGGGGCAGCTGGCCCGGCACGTGTGCCGGGCGGCCCGGGAGTACGCCGACCGGCACGCCCGCATCGTCGCCGTGCTGGCGCGCCACCCGGGGCTGGCCGTCGTCCCGTCCGCCGCCGGGCTGCACGTCACCGCGCTGGCCGGCGGGTCCGGCCCGGTGGTCGCGGCCGCGGCCCGGCACGGCATCGCGGTGGAGGACCTGGCGAGCTACGGCAGCGACTCGACCGGGTTCGTGTTCGGCTTCGGCGCGGTGGACCCCATGCTGATCGAGGAGGGGCTGGAGCTCTTCCTGCGCCTCGTGTAG
- a CDS encoding APC family permease: MAHLGSLSRAQGTALCIGAVLGTGVISMPALAADAAGPASLVAWLALVLLSAPLAWTFAALGARYPDGGGVSTYVRLAFGPQAAAAVGWAFLVAVPLGAAPAAAFAGDYVADVLGGGRTTVVATFLFCLGTVVVLNWFGLRVSGRVQLGLTAALATLLVVTVGAAAPHARLANLTPFAPHGWAGIGAAAAVLVWGFAGWEAVSSLSGEYRDPRRDVPRATAAAVLVVGVLYLAVAAAGVLVLGPAAGDSRAPLADLLAAGFGGPVRVVTAIVAVMLTLGAMNAYVAGAARLGVALARDGALPARPFGTQHRALVLITLGSLVPIALPLPLRTAMLLVTGCFTLVYVLGTAAALRLLPAGWTRRGAGVAFTAVLVLLVLNGWPALLSLAVAGGAVIYTRRRKSSSPSSISMGSTAPKPNTNPVESLP, encoded by the coding sequence ATGGCTCACCTCGGTTCGCTCTCCCGTGCCCAGGGCACCGCGCTGTGCATCGGCGCTGTGCTCGGCACCGGGGTCATCTCCATGCCGGCCCTCGCCGCCGACGCCGCCGGACCCGCGTCGCTGGTCGCCTGGCTCGCGCTGGTCCTGCTGTCGGCCCCGCTGGCGTGGACCTTCGCCGCGCTGGGTGCGCGGTATCCGGACGGCGGCGGGGTGTCGACCTACGTGCGGCTGGCGTTCGGACCGCAGGCCGCCGCGGCGGTGGGGTGGGCCTTCCTGGTCGCGGTGCCGCTGGGCGCCGCACCCGCAGCCGCCTTCGCCGGTGACTACGTGGCCGACGTTCTCGGGGGCGGCCGGACCACGGTGGTGGCGACGTTCCTGTTCTGCCTCGGCACGGTCGTGGTGCTGAACTGGTTCGGGCTGCGGGTCTCCGGTCGCGTCCAGCTGGGCCTGACGGCGGCACTGGCCACGCTGCTCGTGGTCACCGTCGGGGCCGCGGCACCACACGCCCGGCTCGCGAACCTGACACCGTTCGCGCCGCACGGGTGGGCCGGCATCGGGGCGGCGGCGGCCGTGCTCGTCTGGGGCTTCGCCGGCTGGGAGGCGGTGTCGTCGCTGTCCGGCGAGTACCGCGACCCCCGCCGCGACGTCCCGCGGGCCACCGCCGCCGCGGTGCTGGTGGTCGGCGTGCTCTACCTCGCGGTCGCCGCGGCCGGCGTGCTGGTGCTGGGCCCGGCCGCCGGGGACAGCCGGGCACCGCTGGCGGACCTGCTCGCCGCCGGGTTCGGCGGACCGGTGCGGGTGGTCACCGCGATCGTGGCGGTCATGCTCACCCTCGGCGCGATGAACGCGTACGTCGCCGGGGCGGCCCGGCTCGGCGTGGCGCTCGCCCGGGACGGCGCGCTACCCGCCCGGCCGTTCGGCACCCAGCACCGCGCGCTGGTGCTCATCACGCTGGGCAGCCTGGTCCCGATCGCGCTGCCGCTGCCGCTGCGGACCGCGATGCTGCTGGTCACCGGCTGCTTCACGCTGGTGTATGTGCTGGGCACCGCCGCCGCCCTGCGGTTGCTGCCGGCGGGCTGGACCCGGCGCGGCGCCGGGGTGGCGTTCACCGCCGTGCTGGTCCTGCTCGTGCTGAACGGCTGGCCGGCCCTGCTCAGCCTGGCCGTGGCCGGGGGCGCGGTGATCTACACGAGGCGCAGGAAGAGCTCCAGCCCCTCCTCGATCAGCATGGGGTCCACCGCGCCGAAGCCGAACACGAACCCGGTCGAGTCGCTGCCGTAG
- a CDS encoding TIGR03085 family metal-binding protein, translating into MTDYARTERRLVADLLQERGPDAATCCAGWTTRDLAAHLVVRERRPDAIIGNFVPGLAQHGETVRRAKAARPYAEVVQEVRTPPWWSPVSNQLTDELANGSEFFIHHEDIRRAEPGWEPRQLSNGQQMALWKAVKLVARLTLRKRGPVRLEAPGFGVVQTGDGEPVATLTGPPAELALFLSGRQRIALVEVTGDQSIRTADLGR; encoded by the coding sequence ATGACGGACTATGCCCGCACGGAACGCCGCCTTGTCGCCGACCTTCTGCAGGAGCGCGGGCCCGACGCCGCCACCTGCTGCGCGGGCTGGACGACCCGCGATCTGGCCGCGCACCTGGTGGTCCGCGAGCGCCGCCCGGACGCCATCATCGGTAACTTCGTCCCGGGCCTGGCCCAGCACGGCGAGACCGTGCGCAGGGCCAAGGCCGCCCGGCCGTACGCCGAGGTCGTCCAGGAGGTACGCACCCCGCCGTGGTGGAGCCCGGTCAGCAACCAGCTCACCGACGAGCTGGCCAACGGCTCGGAGTTCTTCATCCACCACGAGGACATCCGCCGTGCCGAGCCGGGCTGGGAACCCAGGCAGCTGAGCAACGGCCAGCAGATGGCGCTCTGGAAGGCGGTCAAGCTGGTGGCCCGGCTCACGCTGCGCAAGCGCGGCCCGGTCCGGCTGGAGGCGCCCGGCTTCGGGGTCGTGCAGACCGGCGACGGGGAGCCGGTCGCCACGCTCACCGGGCCGCCGGCCGAGCTGGCCCTGTTCCTGTCCGGCCGGCAGCGCATCGCCCTGGTGGAGGTCACCGGCGACCAGAGCATCCGCACCGCCGACCTGGGCCGCTGA